The Xanthomonas fragariae genome has a segment encoding these proteins:
- a CDS encoding S8 family serine peptidase codes for MNRSLLATTIASCLVLTACGGGGGGNVRSDAPQTTVIAPTPITPAPTTPTTPAPTTPTTPVPTPAPPRYQGVGSNLLVSTNADLAQQAGARGQGVKLAVLDDNLVTSYAPLAGKVDGFTDYTASPGTPESSSNPLRGHGTVVSALVLGSAQEGFAGGIAPDADLFYARICAENSCGTQQTRSAAVDLAAAGVRIANLSIGASYADAASSANAALAWKYALTPLVQADALIVASTGNEGAAEASYPAAAPVQETSLRNNWLAVGAINIDSVGNAAGLTSYSNHCGAAAQWCLVAPGSYTVPALASTEFQGQIAGTSFSTAAVSGVAAQVLGVYPWMSASNLQQTLLTTATDLGDPGVDALYGWGLVNAAKAIKGPGQFASAWAANVGAGYDSTFSNDISGTGDLTKSGAGKLTLSGNNTYTGGTSVIDGVLALSGSLRSDVTVLNSATFESRGGVINGNYSLVNTTGTTALELGKGLTVTGQASLKGNLLLLPEAAGYSVGSSEKIVKAGNLQGTFDSVQYANNFFWTAALAYDPTTVTATLTRNASAAKAQAAGAPQSVVNGATQADMLVKVLDMRVASGDTDNLGGLISATGSLLAASDAQVAASLPTLAGQVHGVERTLGFQSALNDARVAADRLPYLADTTTLTTWMQGSYLDGDLSRIGFDSADYTQQATTVGVDLPMGSAGTIVGASLTSGQDRANIAASASRLRSDRYAMTAYLYQPVGRAYVSGIGSYGMSNVETERTVQAGSVGERLQDRRHDTNWSLRAEVGLMPHAGLSPFVAAGVVSQTQDAFSEASVTGLGLSANSDTLRAGYGEVGVRGHLARGKWGLDGLIAYRSLLGNPNSDFTAWFTGLPEARFDVAGEPVSKQSVRASVGVRYQLNDAFSIYGNVGAERGRSDANSINANVGLRWQF; via the coding sequence ATGAATCGCTCGCTACTCGCAACCACCATCGCATCCTGCCTTGTCCTGACCGCTTGTGGCGGCGGTGGCGGCGGCAACGTCCGCAGCGACGCGCCACAGACCACCGTGATCGCGCCGACTCCGATCACACCTGCACCTACGACTCCGACTACGCCTGCACCTACGACTCCGACCACGCCGGTTCCGACGCCTGCGCCGCCTCGCTACCAGGGCGTGGGCAGCAATCTGCTGGTGTCGACCAATGCCGATCTAGCGCAACAGGCCGGTGCCAGGGGCCAGGGGGTGAAGCTTGCAGTGCTGGACGACAACCTGGTCACCAGCTACGCGCCGCTTGCTGGCAAGGTCGATGGATTTACCGATTACACCGCCAGCCCAGGCACGCCCGAGTCGTCGTCCAATCCCTTGCGCGGCCACGGCACGGTGGTCTCGGCACTGGTACTGGGTTCGGCACAGGAAGGCTTCGCCGGTGGCATCGCCCCGGATGCAGACCTGTTCTATGCGCGCATCTGTGCCGAAAATTCCTGCGGCACGCAGCAGACCCGCAGCGCAGCGGTGGATCTGGCGGCAGCCGGCGTGCGGATTGCCAACTTGTCGATCGGTGCCTCGTATGCGGATGCGGCCAGCAGTGCGAACGCTGCGTTGGCGTGGAAATACGCGCTGACCCCGCTGGTGCAGGCCGATGCATTGATCGTGGCTTCCACCGGCAATGAGGGCGCGGCCGAAGCCTCTTACCCGGCGGCGGCGCCGGTGCAGGAAACCAGCCTGCGTAACAACTGGCTGGCCGTGGGTGCGATCAATATCGACAGCGTCGGCAATGCGGCCGGTCTGACCAGCTATTCCAACCATTGCGGCGCCGCTGCGCAGTGGTGCCTGGTGGCACCGGGCAGTTACACCGTGCCGGCCTTGGCGAGTACCGAGTTTCAGGGCCAGATCGCCGGTACCTCGTTCTCCACTGCCGCAGTGAGCGGCGTCGCGGCGCAGGTGCTGGGCGTGTATCCCTGGATGAGCGCCTCCAACCTGCAGCAGACCTTGCTGACCACTGCGACCGATCTGGGCGACCCAGGCGTGGATGCGCTGTACGGCTGGGGCCTGGTCAATGCGGCCAAGGCGATCAAGGGCCCGGGGCAGTTTGCCAGCGCTTGGGCGGCCAACGTCGGCGCTGGCTATGACAGCACCTTCAGCAACGATATCTCCGGCACGGGCGATCTGACCAAGAGCGGCGCCGGCAAGCTCACGCTGAGCGGCAACAATACTTACACCGGCGGAACCAGTGTCATCGACGGCGTGCTTGCACTGTCCGGCAGCCTGCGCTCTGACGTCACCGTACTCAACTCTGCCACGTTCGAATCGCGCGGCGGCGTCATCAACGGTAATTACAGCCTGGTCAACACCACCGGTACCACCGCTCTCGAATTGGGCAAGGGCTTGACCGTCACCGGCCAAGCCAGCTTGAAGGGCAACCTGCTGTTACTGCCGGAAGCGGCTGGCTACAGCGTCGGCAGCAGCGAGAAAATCGTCAAGGCCGGCAACCTGCAGGGCACCTTCGACAGCGTGCAGTACGCCAACAACTTCTTCTGGACCGCTGCACTGGCCTACGATCCAACCACCGTCACCGCAACGCTGACCCGCAATGCCTCCGCTGCCAAAGCGCAAGCAGCCGGTGCCCCGCAGTCGGTGGTCAACGGTGCGACGCAGGCCGATATGCTAGTCAAGGTGTTGGATATGCGTGTGGCCTCGGGCGATACCGACAATCTGGGCGGCTTGATCAGTGCCACCGGTTCGCTGCTGGCGGCTTCCGACGCTCAGGTTGCCGCATCGCTGCCCACCCTGGCTGGCCAGGTGCATGGTGTCGAGCGCACGCTGGGCTTTCAGTCCGCACTCAACGATGCGCGTGTTGCTGCCGATCGCCTGCCCTACCTGGCCGACACAACCACGCTGACCACCTGGATGCAGGGCAGCTACCTGGATGGTGACCTCAGCCGTATTGGCTTTGACTCGGCCGATTACACCCAGCAAGCGACAACCGTCGGTGTGGATCTGCCGATGGGCAGCGCCGGCACGATTGTCGGTGCGTCACTGACCTCCGGTCAGGACCGCGCAAACATTGCTGCATCGGCCAGCCGCCTGCGCTCGGACCGCTATGCAATGACTGCGTATCTGTATCAGCCGGTCGGTCGGGCGTATGTGTCGGGGATCGGTTCGTACGGCATGAGCAACGTGGAAACCGAACGCACTGTGCAGGCCGGCAGCGTCGGCGAGCGCTTGCAGGATCGTCGCCACGACACCAACTGGTCGCTGCGCGCTGAAGTCGGTCTGATGCCGCACGCGGGTCTTTCGCCATTCGTTGCCGCAGGTGTGGTCAGCCAGACCCAGGACGCCTTCAGTGAAGCATCGGTCACTGGTCTGGGCTTGAGCGCCAACAGCGATACGCTGCGCGCCGGTTACGGTGAGGTGGGTGTGCGCGGTCATCTGGCACGCGGCAAGTGGGGCTTGGATGGCTTGATCGCCTACCGCTCGTTGCTTGGCAACCCGAACTCCGACTTCACCGCGTGGTTCACCGGTCTGCCGGAAGCGCGCTTCGACGTTGCCGGCGAGCCGGTGTCCAAGCAGTCGGTGCGTGCTTCGGTCGGCGTGCGTTACCAGCTCAACGATGCGTTCTCCATCTACGGCAATGTGGGCGCCGAGCGCGGTCGTTCGGATGCCAACAGCATCAACGCCAATGTCGGTTTGCGCTGGCAGTTCTAA